TCAGCTTGGGGTAGATGTTGAGCGGCATCACCCAGCGGCCGTCGCCGGCTCGGTAGAACTTGAGCGTGAACGGGCTGCCCGGGTCGGCCGTGTTGGTGGGCGGCAGGCCGTTGATCAGCTCCCACTTCTTGTCGTAGAACGGGCACAGCCGGTGCGGCGCCGTGCGCACGTCCATGCTGATGTCCTGCCCCGGCCCACCACGGTGGCGCCACAACGCGGCCAGCGCCACGGATTTCGCGACGAGCCCGATCGCCGGCGCCGCGCCCAGCCGCACCGCGCTCGGCACGATCGGGTCCGCGCCGAGGAACTCGACGCGGCCACCGCAGTCCTTTTCGGACAGTCCGGCGTCGGCGAGCACTTCGGCCAACGCGGCGTGGATGTCGAACCGGTCGTCGGCCTCGGAACGAATGGGGTTGGCGAGCGCGGCGCGGATCCGGTCGGTGACGGTCATCGTGGCTCCTGTCCCGGTGTGGTCCCCAGCGCCCTCATCACGGCGATCTGCTTCTCGTCCCGAGCTTGAGCCAGCTCGTCGATCGTGCCGCCGAAGTCCTCCGACTGGGCGCTCAGCAACGCGACGGTCGGTTCGTCGAGGTCCGGCGTACCCAGCTGGCCCCAGCGCTTCTGCAGGCCAGGGCCAAGGTGTTCGAGGAAGTGCGGCAGCCCGCCGGCCCCGCCGCCGAGGTGGAAGCTCAGGAACGGCCCGCTCACCGCCCACCGCTGTCCGAGCGAGGACGTGACCACCTCGTCGAGCTGCTGCTCGGTGACCACGCCCTCGGCGACGAGGTGCACGCACTCGCGGAAGATCGCGGCCTGAAGCCGGTTCGCGACGAACCCGGGCACCTCCTTCGCCAGTACGATCGGCTTCTTGCCCAGGCTTTCGTAGAACTCGACGGCCCGCGCCACGCTCTCCGCCGACGTCCTCTCCCCCGCCACGACCTCGACCAGCGGAATGAGATGCGGTGGGTTGAACGGGTGCCCGACCACGAGCCGTTCCGGCTGCTTCAGCGCCGAGGCGATGTCCGTGGCGGGAATGCCCGACGTGGACGTGAGCAGCAGCGCGTGCGCCGGGGCGTGGGCTTCGATGGTGCTGAAGATCCGGTGCTTCAGGTCGAGCCGTTCGGGGCCGTTCTCCTGCACCACGTCGGCCTGGGAGACGGCCGTCGCGAGGTCCGGCTCGAAGCTCACCGCCAAGTCGCCGGCCGGCAAGCCGAGCTCCCGCAACGCGGGCTTCAGCTCCTCCAGCCCGGCGCGCACGGTGTCCTCGATGCCCGGCGCCGGGTCGCTGACCGTCACGTCCAAGCCGCGCGAGGCCATCAGTCCCGCCCACGACACGCCGATGACCCCGCCGCCGACGATGGTCGCCTTCATGGTTTCCCCTCAAGCCAGGTAGTCGTGCACGACCGCGAGCCGGCCGAGCGTGAGGTCGGTCAGGAGGTGGCTGGCCGACACGATCTCCAGCACCGGCAGGTCGGCCAGCGGCGCCAGCGCGTGGGCCACGAGGTGCAGGCGCGCCGGCCCGGTCCAGGCACCCTTGATCGTGACGTCGCTGATCTGGCTGCGCGCGAGTTCGCAGATGCGCGGGCGGCCGTCGTAGCCGGGCACGATCTTGAGCATGAACGTCGGTGCGGTCAGCTCCGCGCGCGCCTCGGCTTCGTCGAGCGTGCGGTGCTTGTAGCCCATCGTGGCGAGCGCGACCTGGATCGAGCCGTAGTCGAGCGAGCCGACGAGGGTGTCGGAATCCGTGTACAGCCTGGGTTTGCCGAGCTTCTTCGGGTACGCGGCGACCTCGCGCCCGCTCGCGATGGCGGGCAGGCTGTCCACGTACATCCCGAGGGTGAACTCGCCGGCCTCGTCGCCGTGGCGCACCATCGCGACTTGGCCGGATTCGGTGTAGTCACCGAGGCCGGTCGCGTCGGGCATGCGCATCACCTCGAACCGCACCAGCGGCTCGTCGACGACCAGCGGCTCCGGCACGAGCGCCCGCAGCGCCGCGGGATCCGTCCGGTAGGTGATGTTCAGGTATTCGCGGTCGGTGAATCGGTAGGGCCCGCGCGGAAAGGCCGGCGCGGACAGGGGCGTGGTGAGCTGGGCGAGGACCTCGTCCTCACGCATGAGCGACTTCCCACAAGATCACGAACCGCAATTTACCTGCGACTTTCCCCTGCCGCATCTCGGTGCCGGGCAGGATGGGTGCCATGGCCGTACCCGCTTTCGACTACGACGCCGAGCTGCGCCGCTACCAGCCGTGGCTGCGCGAAGCCGTCGCCGTGGGGCCGGACGACATCGTGCTCGACATCGGGTGCGGCGCCGGCACGACGACGTGCGAAGCCGCGCGGCTCGCGATCCGAGGCAGGGCCCTGGGCATCGACGTCTCCGCGGCCCGGTTGGAGGTGGCGCGCCGGCTCGCCGGGAACGTCGCCAATGTGCGATTCGAGCAGGCCGACGCGCAGGTGCACGAGTTCCCGCCGGCCGAGTTCACCCTGGCGCTCAGCCGCTTCGGCACGATGTTCTTCGCCGATCCCGTCGCCGCCTTCACCAATCTCGGACGCGCGCTGCGGCCGGGCGCACGCCTGGTGCAGCTCGTGTGGCAGGCCGGCGATCGGCAGGAGTGGCTGTCCGAAATCAGCCGGGCCGTCGGGAATCCCCCGGCGCCGGACGACAGCCCGTTCTCGCTCGGCGACCCCGCCGCGGTCAGCGAAGTGCTGACCACGGCGGGGTTCACCGATCTGCGCCTGACCGACCTCGCCGAACCCCTGTGGTACGGCCCGGATCCCGGCACCGCCGTCGACGCGGTGCGGCCGTTGCGCCTGGTCGGTGACGTGCTCGCTCAGCTCGACGACGCCGAGACCGAGCACGCTCTCGACCGGCTGCGCGAGGTCATGGCCACCCACCAGAGCGCCGACGGCGTGTGGCTCGGCTCCCGCGCGTGGCTCGTCACGGCGTGCCGAGGTGCCGGCTGAAGAAGCGGACCGCGCTGGCCGCTTCGAACCGCGGGAGCTGCTTGTGCTTGCCCGCGTTGGCGTGCAACGTCTTCTCCGGCGAGGCGAAGGCATCGAACAGCGCGAGCGCGCCCTCCCGTGGGATGTGCTCGTCGTCCCACTGCATGGCGAACTCGATCGGAATGGTGATCTGCTTCGCCAGGTCGACCAGCGTCGACGGCCAGAACTGTCCGAGCGCCGCGGCCTTGATGCGGGGTTCGGCCGCGATCAGCGGAACGCCGATCGCCGTGCCCATGTTGATGCCCCAGTAACCGACGGGGCCGGGCACCTCGTCCTGCAACGCGTCGAGCGCCGCCTGCCATTCGGGCACGGCACGCGCGGCGAGGTCGCCGTTGTAGCGCTCGACGATGGGGCCAACGGGCTCGCCCGTCGCCATCGCCTCCTGCATCAGGGCGACCTCGCGGTCGTCCTCCGCCGAGCGGGGCCGATCACCGTGGCCGGGTGCGTCGAGCACGGCCGCGGAGAACCCGGCGGCGACAAGCAGCCCGGCCCGTCCGGTCATGGCCGGGTGTTTCTTGTGGTTGCCGCCGCCGTGCCCGAGGAGCACGAGCGGGCCGGGGCCCGCCGAGGGCGTCCAGAGGACGCCGGGGACGTCGCCGAGGGTGAACTCGCGTTCGACGAGACCGTCGGCCGAGGTTTCAGAAGTGAAGTACATGGCATGCCGCCTTTCGGAAGTGCTCATGGCGCTCCCGGCGACACTTACCGCCCGACCACGAAACTGAGGGGGAGCACCCACATCGATCCACAGAACACGGGTACCACCTCCTCGAGCCGAATCGCAGTCGAGCGGACATTACCGACCCCGGCGTCCGCTGGGCAACTCGTTTTAGCGCTACAGGCCGACGAGCCCGTCCGGCGTGCCGACGCCCGTGGGTGCGTCGTACCCGGAGGTGGCGACGCACAGGCAGTCACCGCCGCACTTGGCCCCGCCCGAGACCTGGTCGTTGGAGCCGTCGGTGACATCGAAGAAGTGCCCCGCACCGGCGTACAGGGTGGCAGCCGTCGTGGTGCCCGCGTGCCCGGCCCGCGCGATCACACCGGCGACGAACGGTGCCGAGGCGCTCGTGCCGTTCGCCGTGACCCAGCCACCCGCGTCGGTGAAGTAGATCGACAACTGCTCCGCGACCGCCGAGACATCGGGCACCGCCGCGCGGCTCGGCGCGAAGATCGTGACCAACAGCTACGGCGGGCGGGAGAACGGGTACTCGCTTTCCTACGCGAGCAGCTACCAGCACCCGGCGTGACCACCGTCGTGTCCTCGGGTGACGGCGGGTTCACCGCGGCCGGCTATCCGGCCGGTGCTGCCGGACGCGGTGGCCGTCGGTGGCACGGTGCTGAGCCGCGACTCGTCCGACCGCGGCTTCGCGGAGTCGGCGTGCTCTCCGGGGGCAGCGGCTGCTCGGCGTACGTCGCGAAACCGGCGTGGCAACGGGATTCGCACTGTCGCAACCGGACGGTCGCCGACGACCCCTGCCCCTGTCGCGACGAGCGCCACGACCCCCAGCACGGTCAAAGGTTTACGCACACACACCTCCAGCAGGGAACGGATCACCCGCTACCTACGCGAAGGGGCCGGCTGAGGTTCGACCGCCGTTTCGAATTGCTCCGTTCGGCCCAACGCTCAGCTCACCGCGTAGTCCGACACGCGGAAGCGCCGGGTCCGCCGCCAGAACTCCACGGTGCCCGCCGGCCACAGCACGGTGTTGCGGCCGGACTTCGGGTCCTGGTACCAGCTGCGGCACCCGCCGGTCTGCCAGACGGTGGCGGCCATCCGCGAGTCGAGCCAGTCGTTGAACGCGTTCTGCACCTCGGCGCGCACCTCGAACGCCTTGGCGCGGCGCAGGCGACGCAGCGCGGCGACCACATAGGACGCTTGCGCCTCGATCATGAACACCTGGGAGTTGTGGCCCAGCCCCGTGTTCGGGCCGACCATGAGGAACAGGTTGGGGAACCCGGCGACGGTCGTGCCGAGGTAGGCCTCGTTGCCCTTGCTCCACGCGTCGGCGAGCGTGCGGCCGTCGCGGCCTTCGACCTCGAACCGGATGGTCTGCTGCGTGTCGAAACCGGTGCCGTAGACGATCACGTCGGCGGGCACTTCCACCCCGTCGGCGCCGACCACCGCGTCCGGCGTCACGGACGCGACCCCGCCGGAGCGGACGTCGACATGCGGCTTCGTCAGCGCCGGGTACCACGTGCTGGAGATGAGCAGGCGTTTGCAGCCGATGGTGTAGTCGGGCGTGAGCCGCGCGCGCAGGTCCTCGTCGGGCACCTGCTTGCGCAGCAACCGCTTCGCGAGGCCGGCGGTCTGCTCCATCGCGGCCGGGTCGGCGACGAACCCGACCGCGCGGCGTTCGTGGATCCAGTACAGCCGATCACGCACGTACCAGCGGAACGGCGGGAACCAGCGTGCCCAGAACTTGTGCCGGGCGTCGAACGCGCGGTCGGCCTTCGGCACGATCCACGGCGGCGTCCGCTGGAACACCGTGAGCGCGGCGACCTGGTCCACGATCGCCGGCACGAACTGGATCGCGCTCGCCCCCGTGCCGATCACGGCCACGCGTTTGCCCGTCAGGTCCACGTCGTGGCGCCACTGCGCGGAGTGGAACACCTCGCCGCGGAACGACTCCACGCCAGGCAGTTCCGGGTACGACGGGTGGTGCAGCGGACCGACGGCCGACACGACGAAGCGCGCGCGGTAGGTCTCCCCCGTCGCCGTGGTCACGTCCCAGCGCCCGGCGTCCTCGTCCCACACGGCACGCGTGACGCGTTGTCCGAAGCGCAGCCGGTCGAGCAGCCCGCGCCGGCGCGCGACGTCGTGCAGGTACTCCAGGATCTCCGGCTGACCGGCGAACAGCCGGCTCCAGTCGGGTTTCTGAGCGAAAGAATACGAATACAGTGGCGACGGGATGTCGCAGCCGCAGCCGGGATAGGTGTTGTCGCGCCAGGTGCCGCCGAGATCGTCGGCCGCTTCGAGCACGCGGAACGACCGGAAGCCGGCCTTGTCCAGCCGCGCCGCGATGCCCAGGCCGCTGAAGCCCGCGCCGATCACGACGACGTCGACGTGGTCAGCCGGCATCCGAGAGCTCCCGCTTGAGGACCTTGCCCGACGGATTGCGCGGCAGCTCCGTCACGAACCGCCACTCCACGGGCACCTTGAAATCGGCCAGCAGCTTCACCGCGTGCTCACGCAGGCTTTCCTCGCTCGGCGTCCGCCCGGGCCGCGGCACGACCACCGCGCGCACGCGCTCGTCGAAGATCGGGTCGGGCACGCCCACCACGGCGACCTCGGCCACGTCGGGATGCTGCGCGAGCGCGCTCTCCACCTCGAGGCTGTAGATGTTCTCGCCGCCGCGGATGATCATGTCCTTGAGCCGGTCGAGCACGCGGACGAACCCGTCGCCGTCGATCGAGCCGACGTCACCCGTGTGCAGCCAACCGTCCACAAAGGTCGACGCGGTGGCCTCCGGGTTGCCCCAATAGCCCGCGGCCACCACGGGTCCGCGCACACACAGCTCGCCGACGGTGTCACGCAGGTCGCGCGGCGGCTCTCCGGGCAGCGCGATCGCGACCTCCACCCCGTCGACGACCGGGCCGACGCTCCACGCGTGGCTCAGGTACTCGGCGCCGGCGGTGAAGGTGACGATCGACGTGCCTTCCGTGAGGCCCCAGACGTTGCCCAGCACCAGATCCGGCAGCTGCTCCCCCACCTGCGCGGGGAACGACTCCGGCACCGGCGAGCCGCCCATCACGAACAGCCGCAGCGACGACAGGTCCGCGCCCGCGTCCTCGGCCTTCAGCAGGATCAGCCGCA
The sequence above is a segment of the Amycolatopsis sp. 2-15 genome. Coding sequences within it:
- a CDS encoding 3-hydroxyacyl-CoA dehydrogenase NAD-binding domain-containing protein, coding for MKATIVGGGVIGVSWAGLMASRGLDVTVSDPAPGIEDTVRAGLEELKPALRELGLPAGDLAVSFEPDLATAVSQADVVQENGPERLDLKHRIFSTIEAHAPAHALLLTSTSGIPATDIASALKQPERLVVGHPFNPPHLIPLVEVVAGERTSAESVARAVEFYESLGKKPIVLAKEVPGFVANRLQAAIFRECVHLVAEGVVTEQQLDEVVTSSLGQRWAVSGPFLSFHLGGGAGGLPHFLEHLGPGLQKRWGQLGTPDLDEPTVALLSAQSEDFGGTIDELAQARDEKQIAVMRALGTTPGQEPR
- a CDS encoding acetoacetate decarboxylase encodes the protein MREDEVLAQLTTPLSAPAFPRGPYRFTDREYLNITYRTDPAALRALVPEPLVVDEPLVRFEVMRMPDATGLGDYTESGQVAMVRHGDEAGEFTLGMYVDSLPAIASGREVAAYPKKLGKPRLYTDSDTLVGSLDYGSIQVALATMGYKHRTLDEAEARAELTAPTFMLKIVPGYDGRPRICELARSQISDVTIKGAWTGPARLHLVAHALAPLADLPVLEIVSASHLLTDLTLGRLAVVHDYLA
- a CDS encoding class I SAM-dependent methyltransferase, which codes for MAVPAFDYDAELRRYQPWLREAVAVGPDDIVLDIGCGAGTTTCEAARLAIRGRALGIDVSAARLEVARRLAGNVANVRFEQADAQVHEFPPAEFTLALSRFGTMFFADPVAAFTNLGRALRPGARLVQLVWQAGDRQEWLSEISRAVGNPPAPDDSPFSLGDPAAVSEVLTTAGFTDLRLTDLAEPLWYGPDPGTAVDAVRPLRLVGDVLAQLDDAETEHALDRLREVMATHQSADGVWLGSRAWLVTACRGAG
- a CDS encoding dienelactone hydrolase family protein — translated: MYFTSETSADGLVEREFTLGDVPGVLWTPSAGPGPLVLLGHGGGNHKKHPAMTGRAGLLVAAGFSAAVLDAPGHGDRPRSAEDDREVALMQEAMATGEPVGPIVERYNGDLAARAVPEWQAALDALQDEVPGPVGYWGINMGTAIGVPLIAAEPRIKAAALGQFWPSTLVDLAKQITIPIEFAMQWDDEHIPREGALALFDAFASPEKTLHANAGKHKQLPRFEAASAVRFFSRHLGTP
- a CDS encoding flavin-containing monooxygenase, with the protein product MPADHVDVVVIGAGFSGLGIAARLDKAGFRSFRVLEAADDLGGTWRDNTYPGCGCDIPSPLYSYSFAQKPDWSRLFAGQPEILEYLHDVARRRGLLDRLRFGQRVTRAVWDEDAGRWDVTTATGETYRARFVVSAVGPLHHPSYPELPGVESFRGEVFHSAQWRHDVDLTGKRVAVIGTGASAIQFVPAIVDQVAALTVFQRTPPWIVPKADRAFDARHKFWARWFPPFRWYVRDRLYWIHERRAVGFVADPAAMEQTAGLAKRLLRKQVPDEDLRARLTPDYTIGCKRLLISSTWYPALTKPHVDVRSGGVASVTPDAVVGADGVEVPADVIVYGTGFDTQQTIRFEVEGRDGRTLADAWSKGNEAYLGTTVAGFPNLFLMVGPNTGLGHNSQVFMIEAQASYVVAALRRLRRAKAFEVRAEVQNAFNDWLDSRMAATVWQTGGCRSWYQDPKSGRNTVLWPAGTVEFWRRTRRFRVSDYAVS
- a CDS encoding class I adenylate-forming enzyme family protein produces the protein MPARTLPAMLLDVAERHGPGEALVDGEIRISHADMVRRAAVVATRLRELGVERGDRVAILLPNGWQYAVSYFGVQLAGASGVLVNTRFAQPEIEHVLTDSGAKLVITDRDLPGALDAAVLTADTGETADPAALPGQQSEPGDVAHLLYTSGTTGRPKGAMQTHANLMFNAGTVRERLGAGPGERTLVAAPMFHATAIVSQFIGFLANGACCVFTPAFKAETTVALMASERITFFAGVAAMLRLILLKAEDAGADLSSLRLFVMGGSPVPESFPAQVGEQLPDLVLGNVWGLTEGTSIVTFTAGAEYLSHAWSVGPVVDGVEVAIALPGEPPRDLRDTVGELCVRGPVVAAGYWGNPEATASTFVDGWLHTGDVGSIDGDGFVRVLDRLKDMIIRGGENIYSLEVESALAQHPDVAEVAVVGVPDPIFDERVRAVVVPRPGRTPSEESLREHAVKLLADFKVPVEWRFVTELPRNPSGKVLKRELSDAG